AGATGGGCGTTCTGGGGCTCGCTTGTTTTTGACTCGGAATATTCGATCCTACCCCTCAAAACCATACCAAATCCAGAAAAAGAAACTTCAATGCACCTCGATCGAATCGCCCAAGACCGAAGGTCGGCACGGCGGAAGGCATTTGAGCTGCCGGAACGCCACAATCCGGTAAATTTTGATGTGCCCTTCATGTTAAGTACGCCTCTGGTCTCACATAAATAGGAAGCTTGTGGGAGTGCCCTCGCTGATAGCCTCTAGGGAGGAGGTCCCCTTCGCTCTGTTTGGTTCGTCGCAACTGTTAGATGACGGAACGAGAGACCTGAGCAGCATCGCGTCGAGCGATCGGTGGGGTACCGTATTTGCTCGATCGCTTACGGCATTACCTCGCCTGAGGGATTGCGGGCGATCGCCTGTGGGCTGCCCCACAAAACCCGTTCGTGGGAATAGATTGCTGTGCCGGGAAGCGCACCTTTGGGTTTGAAGACGTGTTTGGGCTCGGTGTAGATCACCGGGACGCGATCGCCCTGCCGCGCTCGGCTGTGGAAAGCAGCGAGGTCTGCTGCAAATTGGAGATCGGCATCGTCAGGAACCGCACCGGGTGCGAGACGCAACAGCACGTGACTGCCGGGAATTTCTTGGGCGTGGAACCATAAATCGTACTCGACAGCTGTGCGGAAACTGAGGCGATCGTTTTGGCGGTTGTTGCGGCCGACGAGCAACTCGCAGCCGCTCGGTGCGCGATATCGTAAGGGCTGCGCCTCAGTAAGGTTGTCGGCATCGCCGCTATTGCGACGGCGATCGCGCGGCGAAATCAAGTAGTTTTCTTGAATTAACTCCGCGCGGATTTCTTCGAGCGCCTGCAGATCGTCGGGTGTCGTGTAACAATCGAGGCGCGCGAGCGCGGCTTCGACGCGCCCCAGATAATCGGCTTCCGCGCGCACGTCCTGCAGCAACGGCTCGATAGCAGTGCGAGCGCGCTTGAGTTTCTGGTGGCGTTTGTAGAGAGCCTGAGCATTTTGAACGGCATTCTTTTCGGGATCGATCGCAATCTCTACGGGCTTTCCCGTTGCGAAATCCGGTAGCGCGATCGCTGTCATTCCCGGCTGCCATTCGTGAAGATAAGCCATGAGCAGATCGGCTCGCTCGCGATAGCTATCGGCATCGTTGGACTGCTGCAATCGTTCCTCAAAACGCCGGATCTTTTGCTCGATTTTAGTAGTTGCATTCTTCACTTTCTGCAACAGTTGTTGGTGCAATTGTGTGAAGACTTGCCGTTCGAGAATCCGCCCGTAATAGCTCTGTAACAATGTCTGAACCGACTGCTCGGGTGCGACGCAATTCCAACCGAGGACCGTGTAACCGCCGTCCGTCCAGCCCGGAACAAATGTCTTGTTTTCCAAGGCACTTAACCACTCGTGCCAGCGTTCGTATAACAAGTGCCACTCGCCATCGTGGAGGTCGTCAGTCGAGCGGTCGGCATCGATGCCCACTGCCGCGCTCAGCGATCGCGCTAGGGTCGGACCGACGCCGCGATAGCTTTTCAACAGCTGCTTCCAAAGTTTGCCCGGTACCAGTCGCACCCGATCGCGCCAGTCAGTGAAGGCCTCCTCACCGGTCGGCACGGTGCCCGTCAGCGGCGGTGGTGGTTCGTAGGGTTGCCCCGTCAGTACCGGCCGCAACCGCGACTGCTCGGGGGATACTTGGTGCGCGACCGTCACCACGTTGCCACCGGCATCCACCAACACC
This region of Rubidibacter lacunae KORDI 51-2 genomic DNA includes:
- a CDS encoding Rqc2 family fibronectin-binding protein, translated to MQGVDFTTLSAVLVELRAGWLPARAEQVYQRDRHTLSLALRTLRGRDWLTISWHPQAARLHVGEPPPRTPDTFAFSEQLRHQVNGLALVDIATIAPWERVVDLQFAPRPGDAVLWHLYVEIVGKYSNTVLVDAGGNVVTVAHQVSPEQSRLRPVLTGQPYEPPPPLTGTVPTGEEAFTDWRDRVRLVPGKLWKQLLKSYRGVGPTLARSLSAAVGIDADRSTDDLHDGEWHLLYERWHEWLSALENKTFVPGWTDGGYTVLGWNCVAPEQSVQTLLQSYYGRILERQVFTQLHQQLLQKVKNATTKIEQKIRRFEERLQQSNDADSYRERADLLMAYLHEWQPGMTAIALPDFATGKPVEIAIDPEKNAVQNAQALYKRHQKLKRARTAIEPLLQDVRAEADYLGRVEAALARLDCYTTPDDLQALEEIRAELIQENYLISPRDRRRNSGDADNLTEAQPLRYRAPSGCELLVGRNNRQNDRLSFRTAVEYDLWFHAQEIPGSHVLLRLAPGAVPDDADLQFAADLAAFHSRARQGDRVPVIYTEPKHVFKPKGALPGTAIYSHERVLWGSPQAIARNPSGEVMP